A window of the Astyanax mexicanus isolate ESR-SI-001 chromosome 22, AstMex3_surface, whole genome shotgun sequence genome harbors these coding sequences:
- the LOC125786821 gene encoding kallikrein-6-like has protein sequence MMKRSSLLLLLLLADASRGELQKRIINGEPCEKSEGTHHVDLSVTSDKDKVHCGGSLIGDRWVLTAAHCNKLTPPIKTKVRFAGRDFIYSPKLVVKKGEPTDLNILFCGNLEVTNCPDMSAYLHHEDPSIRSYAYDRLLCAEDKKFDACRGDSGGGMMVKEGGVDVLYGVVRGGSKIICDGPIKFLDVCRYRTWIRKITGI, from the exons ATGCTTCACGGGGAGAACTTCAGAAAAGAATTATAAATGGAGAACCCTGTGAAAAAAGTGAAGGTACCCACCATGTGGATCTGTCTGTTACTAGTGACAAAGATAAAGTTCATTGTGGAGGGTCTCTGATTGGTGATCGCTGGGTTCTGACTGCTGCTCACTGTAACAAGCT AACTCCACCAATAAAGACCAAGGTTCGGTTTGCTGGACGGGATTTTATCTACAGTCCAAAATTAGTTGTCAAAAAGG GAGAACCCACAGACTTGAACATACTATTTTGTGGAAATCTGGAAGTAACTAATTGTCCGGACATGTCTGCTTACCTTCACCACGAAGACCCCAGCATACGGTCGTATGCCTACGATCGGCTTCTCTGTGCTGAGGATAAAAAGTTTGACGCCTGCAGG gggGATTCAGGAGGCGGTATGATGGTGAAGGAAGGGGGTGTTGATGTCCTGTATGGAGTGGTTAGAGGTGGCTCTAAAATTATATGTGATGGTCCTATAAAGTTCTTGGACGTCTGTCGCTACAGGACCTGGATCCGTAAAATTACTGGAATATAA
- the LOC125786929 gene encoding coiled-coil domain-containing protein 106-like: MYRLFTIKTVRWNFVIWVELIKGGTRGATNNAAAAAGRSPVVMELSSISAARPKRGKKTNKSAETNKEGEHGTVTQLAPTAVMSLKKHQILLAEAKKNEEAMSKTIADLKEERDGLLKQLDEYQKKGLKGGTAEDDSSDLCEDQESSEFSESSSSSSSTSMSSSSEEQRKKRKKHKHSHQKKLKRKKNKKGKEEKMQQYRKRAGNPQQTVRRYKKILHQYRRGKNLRDAYRAVGVDRNTVVANAPIAELAIVAPQEYSKVLEGYSRQEKLQVFAKKCADVLNNDVQLLNNVEMYKKKNKLLPLMKRK; this comes from the exons aTGTATCGtttatttactattaaaactGTCAGGTGGAACTTTGTAATATGGGTTGAGTTAATTAAGGGGGGCACCAGGGGGGCCACTAATAACGCCGCCGCTGCTGCAGGGAGAAGTCCGGTCGTGATGGAGTTGAGCAGTATATCTGCAGCTCGCCCCAAACGAGGCAAAAAGACCAATAAATCTGCAGAAACCAACAAAGAAGGGGAGCATGGCACAG ttacCCAGTTAGCCCCAACAGCTGTGATGTCCTTGAAAAAACACCAGATTCTACTGGCTGAAGCAAAGAAGAATGAGGAGGCTATGTCTAAAACAATTGCTGACCTGAAAGAAGAAAGGGACGGTCTTCTAAAACAGTTAGACGAAT ACCAGAAGAAAGGTCTGAAAGGTGGCACCGCAGAGGACGATTCGTCTGATCTATGTGAGGACCAAGAGTCATCAGAGTTTTCTGAatcttcttcatcttcctcttctaCGTCAATGTCAAGTTCCTCTGAAGagcagagaaagaagagaaagaaacacaAGCACAGCCACCAGAAGAAGctcaaaagaaagaagaacaaaaaaggaaaagaagaaaagatgcAGCAGTATAGAAAGAGAG CTGGAAATCCTCAGCAGACTGTTAGAAGATACAAGAAGATTTTGCATCAGTACAGAAGGGGGAAAAATCTCCGTGATGCATACAGGGCTGTTGGAGTAGACAGAAACACTGTAGTGGCCAATGCTCCCATTGCAGAGCTAGCTATAGTGGCACCCCAAGAGTACAGTAAGGTGTTGGAGGGTTACTCAAGGCAGGAGAAACTGCAGGTGTTTGCAAAAAAGTGTGCAGATGTCTTAAATAATGATGTACAGCTGTTAAACAATGTGGAAatgtacaaaaagaaaaacaagcttCTGCCTTTAATGAAAAGaaagtaa
- the LOC125786933 gene encoding metal cation symporter ZIP14-like — MSIQQALFFNFLSACCCYLGMAFGILAGNQFSPNWIFALAGGMFLYIALADMFPEMNEVSREEEEAGGSGSFVTFIIQNAGLLTGFSIMLLLTVYSGQIQLG, encoded by the exons ATGAGCATCCAGCAGGCCCTGTTCTTCAACTTCCTCTCAGCCTGCTGCTGCTACCTGGGAATGGCATTCGGAATTCTGGCCGGGAATCAGTTCTCCCCAAACTGGATCTTTGCCCTGGCCGGGGGGATGTTCCTCTACATCGCGCTGGCAGACATG tTCCCGGAGATGAACGAGGTGAGccgggaggaggaagaggccggAGGGAGCGGCTCTTTCGTCACCTTCATCATCCAGAACGCTGGCCTGCTGACGGGATTCAGCATCATGCTGCTCCTGACCGTCTACTCAGGACAGATCCAGCTGGGATAG